The following proteins come from a genomic window of Candidatus Woesearchaeota archaeon:
- a CDS encoding ATP-grasp domain-containing protein: MKKSLEMSGFRVVKVEADDKAYIKLKKIKPDFVFNIAEGLGGKSRESHIPAMLEVLEIPYTGSDPSTLSIGLNKAMTKEILEQHKIPTAPFQVFYAPEDRLNRKVSFPLIVKPLYEGSSKGIKDNSVVKNERELREKLKEVIENYEQPALVENFLPGREFTVGVIGNDEPVALPIREIVFDKFPEGANKIYSYEAKWVWDTPENPIDVGVCPAKLPAHMKKRIEKLAVDTYRVLECRDWSRVDIRLGKRNRPYVLEINPLPGIPPDPSEHGCLPSIWYSMGLKYEQLINTVLYHAMKRYGIEGKLREAHIIKDLKREKRKK, translated from the coding sequence ATAAAGAAATCGCTTGAGATGTCGGGATTCAGGGTAGTGAAGGTTGAGGCAGATGACAAGGCATACATCAAGCTCAAGAAGATAAAGCCCGACTTTGTGTTCAACATTGCAGAAGGGCTGGGCGGAAAAAGCAGGGAATCACACATTCCCGCAATGCTTGAGGTGCTTGAGATTCCATACACTGGCTCAGACCCTTCAACCCTCTCAATCGGGCTCAACAAGGCAATGACAAAGGAAATTCTTGAGCAGCATAAAATCCCAACAGCTCCGTTTCAGGTTTTCTATGCTCCCGAGGACAGGCTAAACAGAAAGGTTTCATTTCCTCTCATAGTAAAGCCGCTTTATGAGGGCTCAAGCAAGGGAATCAAGGACAATTCTGTGGTAAAAAACGAGAGAGAGCTGCGTGAAAAGCTGAAAGAGGTAATTGAAAACTATGAGCAGCCAGCCCTGGTGGAAAACTTCCTCCCCGGAAGGGAATTCACTGTCGGCGTTATTGGAAATGACGAGCCGGTTGCCCTTCCCATAAGGGAGATAGTATTTGACAAATTCCCCGAAGGGGCAAACAAGATATATTCCTATGAAGCGAAGTGGGTGTGGGATACACCCGAAAACCCAATTGACGTCGGAGTCTGTCCGGCAAAGCTTCCTGCGCACATGAAGAAGCGGATAGAGAAGCTTGCGGTGGACACCTACAGGGTTTTGGAGTGCAGGGACTGGTCAAGGGTGGACATACGGCTTGGGAAGAGAAACAGGCCTTACGTGCTTGAGATAAATCCTCTTCCCGGCATTCCTCCTGACCCGTCTGAGCACGGATGCCTGCCCTCAATATGGTATTCAATGGGGCTGAAATACGAGCAGCTCATAAACACAGTGCTTTATCATGCAATGAAGAGATACGGAATTGAGGGAAAGCTCAGGGAAGCGCACATAATAAAAGACCTGAAAAGGGAGAAAAGGAAAAAATAA
- a CDS encoding ATP-grasp domain-containing protein — translation MVMKIGILYNIVNKLERGEPADIIADQDILNTVKGVGDALKSAGHEVSTIPVDSQIYEKLKSSKLDLVFNLGEGIGGNVIAEAYIPAMLELLAIPYTGSNFLTLSVCLDKSRTKQILMSNDIPTPKFQIFKEASDALNPELKFPMIVKPIHEDASIGITNDSVVNDEAKLRERLTYVIKNYKQNAIVEEFIDGREVNVSIIGNRELCALPVEELEFRDIPEGTFKICSYQAKWMPDTEIFKKTVPVCPAANLPKNVENKVKRLSLAAYRIMECQDYARVDIRIDKDNNPFILEVNPNPDIGPIDTAFTRAASASGIDYNALILKIVDFAIERQIAQKRVEAKLSVIQ, via the coding sequence ATGGTTATGAAAATAGGGATTTTATACAACATCGTGAACAAGCTTGAAAGGGGAGAGCCTGCTGACATAATTGCAGACCAGGACATCCTCAATACTGTAAAGGGAGTCGGAGACGCCCTTAAATCAGCCGGGCATGAGGTAAGCACAATACCAGTGGACTCGCAGATCTATGAAAAGCTCAAGTCATCAAAGCTGGACCTTGTGTTCAATCTCGGAGAGGGAATTGGCGGAAATGTTATTGCAGAGGCATACATCCCTGCAATGCTTGAGCTTCTTGCGATACCATACACGGGCTCAAACTTCCTGACTTTATCAGTGTGCCTTGACAAGTCAAGGACAAAGCAGATTCTCATGTCAAATGACATTCCCACGCCAAAATTCCAGATATTCAAGGAAGCATCTGATGCATTGAATCCTGAACTGAAATTCCCGATGATTGTAAAGCCAATTCATGAGGACGCAAGCATAGGGATAACAAATGATTCTGTAGTAAATGATGAGGCAAAGCTAAGGGAAAGGCTCACCTATGTCATAAAGAACTACAAGCAGAATGCAATTGTTGAGGAATTCATAGACGGAAGGGAAGTCAATGTCTCAATTATAGGAAACAGGGAATTATGCGCGCTTCCTGTTGAGGAGCTTGAGTTCAGGGACATTCCCGAAGGAACATTCAAGATATGCTCATACCAGGCAAAATGGATGCCTGATACAGAGATATTCAAGAAAACAGTCCCGGTATGCCCGGCGGCAAACCTGCCGAAGAATGTTGAGAACAAGGTGAAGAGGCTCTCTCTTGCAGCATACAGGATTATGGAATGCCAGGACTATGCAAGGGTTGACATAAGGATAGACAAGGATAACAACCCATTCATCCTCGAGGTAAATCCAAACCCGGATATTGGACCGATTGACACTGCGTTTACAAGGGCTGCATCTGCATCAGGGATTGACTACAATGCTTTGATACTGAAAATCGTTGACTTTGCAATTGAAAGGCAGATTGCACAGAAAAGGGTTGAGGCAAAGCTGAGCGTAATTCAGTAA
- a CDS encoding LemA family protein produces the protein MQTGMQTGIIVLAAAIGITAVYFVSDYNRLVVLKNRIENAFSQIDVQLKRRSDLIPKLVESVKGYAKYEKGVLKEITAARAMAEGARSVSDKAKADVKMESALKTFFAVAESYPKLRANENFLLLQEEISGTENKIAYSRQFYNDTVMHFNSTIQMFPTSIIASIFRFQKRDFFKAEESEKADVKMSMQ, from the coding sequence ATGCAAACAGGAATGCAAACAGGAATAATAGTTTTAGCGGCGGCAATTGGAATAACAGCAGTTTATTTCGTTTCAGACTACAACCGGCTTGTGGTGCTGAAGAACAGGATAGAAAATGCATTCTCTCAGATAGATGTTCAGCTGAAGAGGCGCTCAGACCTAATCCCGAAGCTTGTTGAATCTGTAAAGGGGTATGCCAAGTATGAAAAGGGCGTTCTCAAGGAAATTACAGCTGCAAGGGCGATGGCTGAAGGGGCGCGCTCTGTATCAGACAAGGCCAAGGCAGATGTCAAGATGGAATCTGCGCTTAAGACATTCTTTGCAGTTGCAGAGAGCTATCCAAAACTCCGGGCAAACGAAAACTTCCTCCTCCTGCAGGAGGAAATATCAGGAACTGAAAACAAGATTGCATACTCAAGGCAGTTCTACAATGACACAGTAATGCATTTCAACTCAACAATACAGATGTTCCCGACAAGCATCATTGCATCTATCTTCAGGTTCCAGAAAAGGGATTTCTTCAAGGCAGAGGAATCTGAAAAGGCAGATGTGAAAATGAGCATGCAGTAA
- the htpX gene encoding zinc metalloprotease HtpX, which yields MIYERIESNKRNSIILFAAFFAVVLLLGYVFGMLFSTGIFGIFIALLISGSMALASYYSGDKMALSINHAVPASKREYPHLINTIEGLSIAAGIPKPKAYVMDDPAINAFATGRDPTHASIAVTKGALEKLERDELEGVIGHEMSHVKNYDIRFMTIVAILVGIIAIISDFMMRSFFWGGRRRSRDDESGQAYIILALVGLVLAIITPIIAQLIKFAISRKREFLADADSALLTRYPKGLANALRKIEKDGKQMENASPALEHMYIANPFKKKNWFIGMFSTHPPIEERIKALEEM from the coding sequence ATGATATATGAAAGAATAGAAAGCAACAAGAGAAACTCCATAATCCTTTTTGCAGCATTTTTTGCAGTTGTTCTGCTTCTCGGCTATGTTTTTGGAATGCTTTTCTCAACAGGAATATTCGGGATATTCATTGCGCTTTTAATATCAGGGTCAATGGCTCTTGCAAGCTATTATTCCGGAGACAAGATGGCTCTTTCAATAAACCATGCAGTGCCGGCATCAAAAAGGGAATACCCGCACCTGATAAACACAATAGAAGGGCTCTCAATTGCAGCAGGAATCCCAAAGCCAAAGGCATATGTTATGGATGACCCTGCAATAAACGCATTTGCAACAGGAAGGGACCCAACCCATGCATCAATTGCAGTCACCAAAGGAGCGCTTGAGAAGCTGGAAAGAGATGAGCTTGAAGGGGTCATAGGGCACGAGATGAGCCATGTCAAGAACTATGACATAAGATTCATGACAATTGTCGCAATCCTTGTAGGAATAATTGCAATAATCTCAGATTTCATGATGAGAAGCTTCTTCTGGGGCGGAAGGAGAAGAAGCAGGGATGATGAATCAGGGCAGGCATACATCATTCTTGCGCTCGTTGGGCTTGTGCTTGCAATAATAACACCGATAATCGCCCAGCTGATAAAATTCGCAATCTCAAGAAAGAGGGAGTTCTTGGCAGATGCAGACAGCGCCCTTCTCACAAGATACCCGAAAGGGCTGGCAAATGCGCTGAGGAAAATCGAGAAGGACGGAAAGCAGATGGAAAACGCATCTCCTGCTCTTGAGCACATGTACATAGCAAACCCGTTTAAGAAGAAGAACTGGTTTATCGGGATGTTCAGCACCCACCCTCCAATAGAGGAGAGGATAAAGGCGCTGGAAGAGATGTAA